The proteins below are encoded in one region of Macrococcus armenti:
- a CDS encoding ABC transporter ATP-binding protein, with protein sequence MEAIIRTHQLEKTFKTNKGLKPLDFELFKGEICAIIGKNGAGKSTFFKLLAGQLQPSGGEVAFFDYAAQESNRARKRMGFMIESPEFFADLTAYENLNYFRLQRGISSKDTIQRAIEAVDLAKYPATRFKEYSMGMKQRLALALTLMTGPDCLVLDEPTNGLDAEGISDIRKLLLKLNKEQDITILISSHILSELQLVATRFLFIDKGQVIEDITREELHNRNRKSLKLMVDHPSRAARVLEESFADLKYTVLPDNTLKLDNHVEDAAQINRILMQHDIDVKEIMTETNSLEDYFLSLEVTP encoded by the coding sequence ATGGAAGCTATCATCAGAACACATCAGCTCGAGAAAACATTTAAGACGAATAAAGGTTTAAAACCACTTGATTTTGAACTATTCAAAGGTGAAATCTGTGCGATTATCGGTAAGAACGGTGCAGGAAAATCGACTTTCTTCAAACTTCTGGCAGGGCAATTACAGCCGTCCGGTGGAGAGGTGGCATTCTTTGATTATGCAGCACAAGAGTCTAATCGTGCACGTAAACGTATGGGGTTTATGATTGAAAGTCCGGAATTCTTCGCAGACTTAACAGCTTATGAGAATTTAAATTACTTTAGATTGCAACGCGGAATCAGCAGTAAAGATACGATTCAACGCGCGATTGAAGCGGTGGACCTCGCAAAGTATCCTGCGACACGCTTTAAGGAATATTCAATGGGGATGAAACAAAGACTTGCCTTGGCACTTACGTTAATGACAGGACCAGACTGCCTTGTACTTGATGAGCCGACAAACGGATTAGATGCTGAGGGGATTTCAGATATTCGTAAATTACTGCTCAAGCTAAACAAAGAACAAGACATCACGATTTTAATATCAAGCCATATCTTGTCAGAATTGCAACTCGTCGCAACGCGTTTCCTCTTTATCGATAAAGGTCAGGTTATTGAGGATATCACGAGAGAAGAACTGCATAATAGAAACCGTAAGTCACTGAAACTAATGGTCGATCATCCATCACGCGCAGCACGTGTATTAGAAGAAAGCTTCGCGGACTTAAAGTATACAGTATTGCCGGATAATACATTAAAATTGGATAATCATGTAGAAGATGCAGCACAGATCAACAGAATATTGATGCAGCATGATATCGATGTGAAAGAAATCATGACCGAGACCAATAGTCTGGAAGATTACTTCCTAAGCTTAGAGGTGACGCCATGA
- a CDS encoding type I restriction-modification system subunit M, whose product MVKTSDEIKRLLWDGANDLRGSMDASKYKDYMLGLMFYKFLSDKTLEAFKDAAQPEDKTKLLEEYKQAYIEYGKDLTTMIQDMLGYYVQPDYLYQSWLEDIKNGDFELQKVIDSLNAFERTIAVHEDNNDFKGLFSSSIIDLNNSALGSDLHKRSKNIKDLILLFSDLDMVTLQEEDILGDAYEYLIAQFASNAGKKAGEFYTPRQVSEVMAQIIAKTTDVKSIYDPTVGSGSLLLTVKKHLTKDAQRILHYYGQEYITETYNLTRMNLLLHGVRPEKMDIRNGNTLAQDWPEDPSKPNEGVQFDAVVMNPPYSDKKWNEREDMPLKVSDPRFSDFGVLPPNTKGDFAYLMHGLYHLGQQGTMAIVLPHGVLFRGSSEGEIRKRLIEKNYLDTIIGLPSNLFTNTGIPVCVLILKKNRALDAPVQIIDASKNFIKVAKQNVLQEKDIAKIVDTHVNKLEIKGYSHLAPREEIIENEYNLNIPRYVESIEKDIPQDVDGHLYGGIPQHNIDGLEILNDTVKDKLQSALEPIRKGYVNLVKDINELTEEVLNDERVQEKSSKIADEINVFINKYMNEIKQINKDTLLIDLRENMLNEIKEILTSYRHVDTYLGYQVVAEIWKEGLSHDAELIALEGYYNAARIRKENMVTKGTGDKKRQEQDGWIGAVIPNELIISELYQDEQEEIESLNMRLSEIESELNELVEAAKVEDSEEYDALYDVIKKNEEDEPQDAFESKKVKAELKTIDKNSNEYKLLKQVDKLFTEKSKVSKDVKTKDKDLKEAAQFRITELNDEEVELLTQKKWFGNTVEKIVLLVEQPIKDELSTLEMLHDRYKDTLDDIDSEISELEKSLEEMMGSLVVM is encoded by the coding sequence ATGGTTAAAACTTCAGATGAAATAAAGCGCTTACTTTGGGATGGTGCAAACGATCTCAGAGGTTCGATGGATGCAAGTAAATATAAAGATTATATGCTGGGTTTAATGTTCTATAAGTTCTTAAGTGATAAGACTTTGGAAGCTTTTAAAGATGCAGCTCAGCCTGAAGATAAAACGAAGTTACTAGAAGAATATAAACAAGCATACATAGAATACGGTAAAGACTTAACGACAATGATTCAAGATATGTTAGGTTATTATGTTCAACCTGACTATTTATATCAATCATGGTTGGAAGATATTAAAAATGGTGATTTTGAATTACAGAAAGTTATCGATAGTTTAAATGCATTTGAAAGAACGATTGCTGTTCATGAGGATAACAATGATTTCAAAGGTTTATTCTCTAGTTCGATTATTGATTTGAATAACTCAGCACTTGGTTCAGACTTACATAAAAGAAGTAAAAACATTAAAGATTTAATATTGCTATTCTCAGATTTAGACATGGTAACCCTTCAAGAAGAAGATATTCTTGGTGATGCATATGAATATTTAATTGCGCAATTCGCGTCGAATGCCGGGAAAAAGGCTGGGGAGTTCTATACACCTCGTCAAGTAAGTGAAGTTATGGCACAGATTATTGCTAAAACTACTGATGTAAAGTCAATTTACGACCCAACCGTTGGTTCAGGTTCACTACTACTAACAGTAAAAAAACATTTGACCAAAGATGCACAACGTATATTACATTACTATGGGCAAGAATATATTACAGAAACATATAACTTAACACGTATGAACTTATTACTTCATGGTGTGCGACCAGAGAAGATGGATATTCGAAATGGTAATACTTTAGCACAGGACTGGCCTGAAGATCCAAGTAAACCGAATGAAGGTGTACAGTTTGATGCGGTGGTAATGAATCCTCCATATTCAGATAAAAAATGGAATGAACGTGAAGACATGCCATTAAAAGTAAGTGATCCGAGATTCTCTGATTTTGGTGTGTTACCTCCAAATACGAAAGGTGATTTTGCTTATTTAATGCATGGTTTATATCATCTTGGGCAACAAGGTACGATGGCTATCGTACTTCCTCATGGTGTATTGTTCCGTGGTTCATCAGAAGGTGAAATTAGAAAACGTCTGATTGAAAAAAATTATTTAGATACAATCATTGGATTACCAAGTAATTTGTTTACAAACACAGGAATTCCAGTATGTGTACTCATTCTAAAGAAAAATAGAGCACTAGATGCACCTGTTCAAATTATCGATGCTTCTAAAAACTTTATTAAAGTCGCAAAACAAAATGTGTTACAAGAAAAAGATATTGCGAAAATTGTTGATACACATGTAAACAAATTAGAAATTAAAGGTTATAGTCATTTAGCACCTCGTGAAGAAATTATTGAAAATGAATATAACTTGAACATTCCAAGATATGTAGAATCAATTGAGAAAGATATCCCACAAGATGTAGATGGACATTTGTATGGTGGAATCCCACAACATAATATCGATGGATTAGAAATCTTGAATGATACTGTAAAAGATAAATTACAAAGTGCATTAGAACCAATTCGAAAAGGATACGTTAATTTAGTAAAAGATATAAATGAATTAACGGAAGAAGTATTAAATGATGAGAGAGTACAAGAAAAATCATCAAAAATTGCTGATGAAATAAATGTATTTATTAATAAATACATGAACGAAATAAAACAAATTAATAAAGATACGCTTTTAATAGATTTAAGAGAGAATATGCTCAATGAGATAAAAGAAATACTAACTTCTTATAGACATGTAGACACATATTTAGGTTATCAAGTCGTTGCTGAAATATGGAAAGAAGGCTTATCTCATGATGCAGAACTAATTGCACTTGAAGGATATTATAATGCTGCACGTATCAGAAAAGAAAATATGGTCACTAAAGGTACTGGAGATAAGAAACGCCAAGAGCAAGATGGCTGGATTGGTGCTGTAATTCCTAATGAGTTAATCATTAGTGAGTTGTACCAAGATGAGCAAGAAGAGATTGAATCGTTGAATATGAGATTATCAGAGATTGAAAGTGAATTGAATGAACTTGTTGAAGCGGCAAAAGTAGAAGATAGTGAAGAATATGATGCACTATATGACGTTATTAAAAAGAATGAAGAAGATGAACCTCAAGATGCCTTTGAAAGTAAGAAGGTTAAGGCAGAATTGAAAACGATTGATAAGAATAGCAATGAGTATAAGTTGTTAAAGCAAGTTGATAAATTATTTACTGAGAAATCAAAGGTTAGTAAAGATGTGAAAACGAAGGATAAAGATTTGAAAGAAGCAGCACAGTTTAGAATTACTGAATTAAATGATGAGGAAGTTGAACTGCTCACTCAAAAGAAATGGTTTGGTAATACTGTAGAGAAGATTGTTTTACTGGTGGAGCAACCAATCAAAGATGAATTATCTACGTTAGAAATGTTGCATGATAGATACAAAGACACTTTAGATGATATTGATAGTGAGATTAGTGAGCTGGAAAAGTCTCTTGAAGAGATGATGGGTTCATTGGTGGTGATGTAA
- a CDS encoding metal-dependent hydrolase family protein produces MKTLINNVNILDVERGTYMNHRAVVVEDNTIVSFEETDDADIVIDGKGQYLLPGMIDSHVHMMFEFKPVESRLATPFSYNFYQAMDYARRTIDAGVTTVRDALGADIGYKKAIEDGLFVGPRTVCSINALTITGGHGDGYQYSGNTIDIVPTDYPGMPNGICDGAEEVRKKAREMLRAGADVLKVHATGGVTSPTDHPNYTQFSLEELKVIVEEAAFRNGRKVMAHAQGLEGINQCIDAGIHSIEHGIYLDEPTAKRMVEHGTYLVPTLLAPVSVLEFAEELGMSQVAIDQSKEVLEDHINGFKIAYKQGVKIAMGTDAGVFKHGTNLRELELMVEYGMSEIDAIRASTQVAAECLCIDQLGLIKEGYLADLILVDQDPLENISVLKDNNRIKLVVKDGTVVKQID; encoded by the coding sequence ATGAAGACTTTAATTAATAATGTTAATATACTTGATGTTGAACGCGGCACGTATATGAATCATCGTGCTGTTGTAGTTGAAGATAATACAATTGTGTCGTTTGAGGAAACTGACGACGCTGATATTGTTATTGATGGTAAAGGACAATACTTATTGCCAGGTATGATCGATAGTCATGTGCATATGATGTTTGAATTTAAACCAGTTGAAAGTCGACTTGCAACACCGTTTTCTTATAATTTCTATCAGGCGATGGATTACGCGAGACGCACGATTGATGCGGGTGTCACAACGGTAAGAGATGCATTAGGAGCTGATATTGGTTATAAGAAAGCGATTGAAGATGGCTTATTTGTAGGACCGAGAACTGTATGCAGTATTAATGCACTAACGATTACGGGTGGTCACGGTGATGGGTATCAGTATTCTGGAAATACGATTGATATTGTCCCTACTGATTATCCTGGAATGCCGAATGGAATTTGTGATGGTGCTGAAGAAGTGCGCAAGAAGGCGCGCGAAATGCTGAGAGCCGGTGCTGATGTATTGAAAGTACATGCCACTGGCGGGGTTACTTCACCTACTGATCATCCAAATTATACACAGTTTTCATTAGAGGAACTTAAAGTAATCGTAGAAGAAGCTGCATTTAGAAATGGCAGAAAGGTTATGGCACATGCGCAAGGTTTAGAAGGTATCAATCAATGTATCGACGCTGGCATTCATTCGATTGAACATGGGATTTATTTAGATGAACCGACAGCAAAACGTATGGTTGAGCATGGGACATATTTAGTGCCTACTTTATTAGCACCCGTTTCCGTATTAGAGTTCGCTGAAGAATTAGGTATGAGCCAAGTTGCAATCGATCAGTCTAAAGAAGTGCTAGAAGATCATATCAATGGTTTCAAGATTGCTTACAAACAAGGTGTAAAAATTGCGATGGGAACAGATGCCGGCGTATTCAAGCATGGTACAAACTTACGTGAATTAGAATTGATGGTCGAATATGGCATGTCAGAAATTGATGCTATTCGAGCTTCTACTCAAGTCGCAGCTGAGTGTTTATGCATTGACCAGTTAGGATTAATTAAAGAAGGCTATCTTGCTGATTTAATTTTAGTTGATCAAGACCCATTAGAGAATATTAGTGTACTAAAGGATAATAACCGCATTAAGCTCGTCGTTAAAGATGGTACTGTTGTAAAGCAGATTGATTAA
- a CDS encoding response regulator transcription factor, which produces MSKSNIKGEVMAHILIIEDDKDIADLLALTLRNHYDVTVAHDGKEGYTYIKEQTFDLILLDLMMPYMNGETLLGEIRRHTNTKVIIITAKHELEHKVNLLTLGADDYITKPFYQEEVLARVMVQLRNVEEMNHVHIHRGLKLDEEKREVNLNNQNVQLTNSEFDILSVLMKNPEVPLSKQKIYNALRNGTYVGDDNTISVHVSNIRKKFGQITDESYIKTVWGIGFMLV; this is translated from the coding sequence ATGAGTAAATCAAACATAAAAGGTGAAGTTATGGCACATATATTAATAATTGAAGATGATAAAGATATTGCGGATTTATTAGCGCTTACTTTAAGGAATCATTATGATGTGACAGTAGCACATGATGGTAAAGAAGGTTATACATATATTAAGGAACAGACGTTTGATCTGATCTTACTGGATCTCATGATGCCTTACATGAACGGTGAGACGTTACTAGGCGAGATAAGGCGTCATACAAATACGAAAGTGATTATTATTACGGCTAAGCATGAACTTGAACATAAGGTGAACTTGCTGACACTTGGTGCGGATGATTATATTACTAAGCCATTCTATCAGGAGGAGGTGCTGGCACGAGTTATGGTGCAGCTTCGAAACGTTGAAGAGATGAATCATGTACATATTCATAGAGGACTAAAGCTTGATGAGGAGAAACGAGAAGTTAATTTAAACAATCAGAATGTACAATTAACGAATTCTGAATTTGATATATTATCAGTATTAATGAAAAACCCTGAAGTACCTCTATCGAAACAAAAAATTTATAATGCATTAAGAAATGGTACATATGTTGGTGATGATAATACGATTAGCGTACATGTTTCTAATATTAGAAAGAAGTTCGGTCAAATTACGGATGAATCTTATATCAAAACAGTATGGGGGATTGGATTCATGCTCGTTTAA
- a CDS encoding restriction endonuclease subunit S, which yields MNEKKKNVPKRRFKEFKNADAWEQRKFSNMITDIADGPFGSNLKNEHYTDKKEVRIIQLSNLSDLGWQEENKRYTTFEHSKKIKRCIVNYRELVMGKMMPAGMTILRPNEEKMYILSSDCVRIKLNNDLVENNFFLYTTKSDYFLNQVNNDSQGSTRVRTSISKIKKMEIFIPTIDEQKKISETFIDIDSNITLHQRKLDKYKAIKESYLQEMFPAEGQRKPKRRFSGFTDDWEQRELESFCNLITKQTGFDYSSTIKPSLVKNNSSDVYSFIQNKDFNGEKINFNTDFYIPKYIAKKFPKILLDRPALLVTISGKIGNVGLYTNDEKAFIGGAVGICKLNNEDEGKFILYSLQSQAGQKQFLISTKTSSHANITVEMIKKILISIPTKSEEIKLIVNQIEILSKTITLHQKKLDKLKKLKEALLEEMFV from the coding sequence ATGAATGAAAAAAAGAAAAATGTGCCAAAAAGACGCTTTAAAGAGTTCAAAAATGCTGACGCTTGGGAACAGCGAAAGTTCTCAAATATGATAACTGATATAGCAGATGGCCCATTTGGAAGCAATTTAAAAAATGAGCATTATACTGATAAAAAAGAAGTAAGAATTATTCAGCTTAGTAATTTATCTGACTTAGGATGGCAAGAAGAAAACAAAAGATATACAACATTTGAGCACTCAAAGAAAATTAAGAGGTGTATTGTAAATTACAGAGAATTAGTGATGGGGAAAATGATGCCGGCAGGTATGACTATACTACGCCCCAATGAAGAAAAAATGTATATATTATCCTCTGACTGTGTCCGTATAAAGTTAAATAATGATTTAGTTGAAAATAATTTCTTTTTGTATACAACTAAGAGTGACTATTTTCTTAATCAAGTAAATAATGATTCTCAAGGAAGTACTCGTGTTAGAACAAGTATTTCAAAGATTAAAAAGATGGAAATATTTATTCCAACAATTGACGAACAGAAGAAAATTTCAGAAACTTTTATAGACATCGATAGTAATATCACCCTTCATCAGCGAAAGCTTGACAAGTACAAAGCTATTAAAGAATCGTATTTACAAGAAATGTTTCCTGCTGAAGGACAGCGTAAGCCAAAGAGAAGGTTTTCTGGTTTCACGGATGATTGGGAACAGCGAGAGTTGGAAAGCTTCTGTAATTTGATTACCAAACAAACTGGTTTTGACTATTCGAGTACCATCAAACCCTCGTTAGTTAAAAATAACAGCAGTGACGTTTATTCATTCATACAAAATAAAGATTTTAATGGAGAAAAAATTAATTTTAATACAGACTTCTATATACCGAAATATATAGCCAAAAAGTTTCCTAAAATATTATTGGACAGACCTGCATTATTAGTTACTATATCAGGTAAAATAGGAAATGTTGGATTATACACAAATGATGAAAAAGCCTTTATAGGTGGTGCAGTAGGCATTTGCAAACTAAATAATGAAGACGAAGGAAAATTTATTTTATATAGTCTTCAATCACAAGCCGGACAAAAGCAATTCTTAATATCTACAAAAACATCTTCACACGCAAACATTACAGTTGAAATGATCAAAAAGATATTGATAAGTATACCAACCAAAAGTGAAGAAATAAAACTAATAGTTAATCAAATTGAGATATTATCTAAAACCATCACCCTTCATCAGAAAAAGTTAGATAAACTTAAAAAATTAAAAGAAGCTTTACTGGAAGAAATGTTCGTTTAA
- a CDS encoding sensor histidine kinase: protein MAIAFIIITLVCIASVALNAMYHYDLKCIARQLTEVRNRAHTNERIRTETHLKRVSDVTDSINGMIDKQISERVRYQKDLQSQKEEWANVSHDLRTPLTSLRGYMEVIQKETLTEAERTHYLTIMERKVDDLIERINTFYDVSLIESESIKLEREYIEINSIINNVLLLYFKEIEHKELDIQITETTHEIYIDKKATIRIINNVVINALRFAEHYIHIHYEQSGDKLIVTVENDTKEKVTNPSRLFERSVMGDSSRQGTHNGLGLYIVKKLMELQDGTAHIEVDDRAFKMKLVFEG, encoded by the coding sequence ATGGCCATCGCATTCATTATTATAACGCTTGTATGTATCGCATCCGTAGCATTGAATGCGATGTACCATTATGATCTGAAGTGCATTGCACGACAGTTAACGGAAGTAAGGAATCGAGCACATACAAACGAACGTATCCGCACGGAGACACATTTGAAAAGAGTGAGCGACGTAACAGATAGTATTAACGGAATGATTGATAAACAAATATCAGAACGTGTACGCTATCAGAAGGATTTGCAGTCTCAAAAAGAAGAGTGGGCAAATGTCTCACATGATTTGAGAACACCACTTACGTCGCTTCGTGGATACATGGAAGTGATACAGAAGGAGACATTGACAGAAGCGGAGCGCACGCATTACTTAACGATAATGGAACGTAAAGTAGATGATTTGATAGAACGTATCAATACATTCTATGACGTATCGTTAATAGAGTCTGAAAGTATTAAGTTAGAACGTGAATATATAGAGATTAATAGCATTATCAATAATGTCCTGCTGCTCTACTTCAAAGAAATAGAACATAAAGAACTCGACATACAAATTACAGAAACAACGCACGAAATCTATATTGATAAAAAAGCAACCATACGTATTATTAACAACGTTGTTATCAATGCCCTCAGATTTGCAGAACACTACATCCATATACACTATGAGCAATCTGGAGACAAGCTGATTGTAACGGTTGAAAATGACACGAAAGAGAAAGTAACGAACCCATCTAGACTATTCGAGCGTTCTGTGATGGGAGATTCGAGCAGACAAGGGACACATAACGGACTAGGGCTATATATCGTAAAGAAACTGATGGAACTGCAGGACGGTACGGCACATATTGAAGTGGACGACCGAGCATTTAAGATGAAGCTCGTGTTTGAAGGATAA
- a CDS encoding MIP/aquaporin family protein — protein sequence MKKYLSELLGTFVLVFFGTGTAVMASLNPDNNVGIFGIAFAFGLTVIAAAYAIGDISGGHLNPAISFAMFLDKRLSLKDFAIYSVFQTIGALLATTLIWAILKSFKTEIPFSYGANAPGDLTIWGAFLVEVILTFVFVFVVLSVTKTKFIAPSLAVLVIGFTLTMVHLIGIPLTGTSVNPARSIAPALFTGGEALSTLWIFIVAPLVGAAVAAVTHNYLES from the coding sequence ATGAAAAAGTATTTATCAGAACTATTAGGAACATTTGTATTAGTATTCTTCGGTACAGGGACTGCTGTTATGGCATCACTTAACCCAGACAACAACGTCGGTATATTCGGCATCGCATTTGCATTCGGTTTAACTGTAATCGCAGCAGCATACGCAATCGGCGATATCTCAGGTGGACACTTAAACCCTGCAATCTCATTCGCGATGTTTTTAGATAAAAGATTATCACTTAAAGACTTTGCAATCTATTCGGTATTCCAGACAATCGGTGCATTACTTGCAACAACATTAATTTGGGCGATTCTTAAATCATTCAAAACTGAGATTCCATTCTCATACGGTGCAAACGCGCCTGGCGATTTAACAATCTGGGGAGCTTTCTTAGTTGAAGTAATCCTTACGTTTGTATTCGTATTCGTTGTATTATCAGTAACGAAAACGAAGTTTATCGCACCAAGCTTAGCAGTACTTGTAATAGGTTTTACATTAACGATGGTACATTTAATCGGAATTCCGTTAACTGGAACATCAGTAAACCCTGCAAGAAGTATCGCTCCAGCATTATTCACAGGTGGCGAAGCATTATCAACATTATGGATCTTCATCGTAGCTCCATTAGTAGGTGCAGCAGTAGCAGCAGTTACACATAACTATTTAGAATCATAA
- a CDS encoding ABC transporter permease has protein sequence MMNYMRSEAYKLLKTKGIYITYAICITLLILAALTLYYFGHNGKYFPYYRADFYYNNVFGMWLLIIMIGVIINLLLTNKESKQIMKQSIAFGIEKQTIYFGKYIVSLLFFVFICLISTVVMIVAAHLLMPVNKTATSEFLKALINFAPILLAGFTFGHALNMSSLKEYMSGFILVFVLLNLSTVAYLLKSINSVFTVLYEYSPKVLADRVLAEYMDETVKLSPDFWISGVIITVISLLIGYIYFKKRDF, from the coding sequence ATGATGAACTATATGAGAAGTGAGGCGTACAAGTTACTTAAGACAAAAGGTATCTATATCACTTATGCAATCTGTATTACGTTGCTGATACTTGCCGCACTGACACTTTACTATTTTGGACATAATGGGAAGTACTTTCCATACTATAGAGCGGATTTCTACTATAATAATGTGTTTGGAATGTGGCTGCTGATTATTATGATAGGTGTCATTATTAACTTATTACTAACAAACAAAGAATCGAAGCAGATTATGAAACAATCGATTGCATTTGGCATCGAAAAACAGACGATATATTTCGGAAAATACATCGTTTCCTTACTATTCTTCGTATTCATCTGCCTGATCAGTACAGTAGTAATGATCGTGGCAGCGCACCTATTGATGCCTGTAAATAAAACAGCGACATCGGAATTCTTAAAGGCATTAATTAATTTTGCACCAATTCTACTCGCAGGATTTACATTCGGTCACGCACTGAACATGTCGTCACTAAAAGAATATATGTCAGGATTTATACTCGTATTTGTACTACTGAACTTATCAACAGTTGCATATTTGTTAAAAAGCATTAATTCAGTATTCACCGTATTATACGAATACAGCCCGAAAGTATTAGCAGACCGTGTACTTGCAGAATATATGGATGAAACAGTGAAGTTAAGCCCTGACTTCTGGATATCAGGTGTTATCATTACGGTGATAAGTCTATTGATTGGATATATTTATTTTAAGAAAAGAGACTTCTAG
- a CDS encoding DUF3169 family protein: MSKKKDSGFLKIIIGVIFGSILGYSIPALYDAVNSLQITYNIRILWYIVPILFVIALFLYFKSLQQFKAMNRDINLSEDDRFIYQVTQHNKASANAVNAYHILLLSLCLSITILIEPVTSHIITFAIYFIVCAIFYIFISKQTGKVLAAYPTITNSDVSIKFGDPNLMEKVIDGIDEGERLVMLRSLSKTYEIMILMLSVILMLLGIYQTLTGENQYLAMFSIAAVLIYSTVVYYKKNEEFNR; encoded by the coding sequence ATGAGTAAGAAAAAGGATAGTGGATTTCTAAAGATTATTATCGGAGTGATTTTTGGTTCTATATTAGGATATAGTATTCCTGCACTCTACGATGCGGTAAACTCACTTCAGATAACATATAATATAAGGATCCTTTGGTATATCGTGCCGATATTATTTGTGATTGCTTTATTCTTATACTTTAAGTCATTGCAGCAATTTAAAGCGATGAATCGTGATATCAATTTATCTGAAGATGATCGATTTATATACCAAGTGACACAACATAACAAAGCATCAGCAAATGCAGTGAATGCCTATCATATATTGTTATTATCGCTTTGTTTAAGTATAACGATATTAATTGAACCTGTGACGTCACATATTATCACATTCGCTATATACTTTATTGTTTGTGCAATATTTTATATATTCATCAGTAAACAGACGGGTAAAGTGTTAGCGGCATATCCGACGATAACAAACAGTGACGTGTCGATTAAATTTGGAGATCCAAATTTGATGGAGAAAGTGATTGATGGCATTGATGAAGGTGAACGCTTAGTAATGTTACGTTCATTATCAAAGACATATGAAATTATGATTCTCATGCTTTCAGTGATACTCATGTTGCTCGGGATATATCAAACACTTACAGGTGAAAATCAGTATTTAGCAATGTTCTCAATTGCTGCAGTACTCATCTATTCAACAGTTGTTTACTATAAGAAGAATGAAGAGTTTAATAGATAA
- a CDS encoding LytTR family DNA-binding domain-containing protein — protein sequence MKIELNIDAHAEEKIMISAKQVTPVLSDFLKDTEKRFNNPRLVGKHEDHIYPIALETVARFIVENNQVLAVTNTKVLKMEQRLYQLEEIISSNFTRISKSEIVNMDYLDHLKLEPNGLAQIVLKNGDVTYASRRYLKTIKERLLL from the coding sequence ATGAAAATCGAATTAAACATCGACGCACATGCTGAAGAAAAAATTATGATTTCAGCAAAACAAGTAACACCAGTGCTTTCAGATTTCCTGAAAGACACAGAGAAACGCTTTAATAATCCACGGTTAGTAGGAAAGCATGAAGATCATATTTATCCTATAGCCTTAGAAACTGTCGCCCGGTTTATTGTTGAGAACAATCAAGTCTTAGCAGTTACAAACACTAAAGTATTAAAAATGGAACAAAGACTTTACCAGCTTGAAGAAATAATTAGCTCGAATTTCACAAGAATTTCTAAATCAGAGATTGTTAACATGGATTACCTTGATCATTTGAAACTAGAACCAAATGGATTAGCACAAATTGTATTGAAAAATGGAGATGTCACCTATGCTTCGAGACGTTATTTAAAAACGATAAAGGAGAGATTACTATTATGA
- a CDS encoding DUF3021 domain-containing protein — protein MKKLIHAIQNGVFIGLMISIITSLIFSDGKYAPLYPGSFMGEIYYNNFDEPIIMLISVGIWAMIGVLFTYGNMIFTDTDWSITKQTVVHFLMILTLFFPLAILAGWFPLNLESIASFIIIFTVIYIAMWFGTLQSNKKMVNEINEKLGR, from the coding sequence ATGAAAAAATTAATTCATGCGATACAAAACGGCGTATTCATTGGACTGATGATTTCGATTATTACATCACTGATTTTCTCGGATGGGAAATATGCACCACTATATCCTGGATCATTCATGGGAGAAATATATTATAACAATTTCGATGAACCGATCATTATGTTAATCAGCGTAGGAATCTGGGCGATGATCGGCGTGCTGTTCACTTATGGGAATATGATATTCACTGACACAGACTGGAGTATTACAAAACAAACTGTAGTGCATTTCCTGATGATCCTTACACTGTTCTTTCCGCTTGCAATACTGGCAGGGTGGTTCCCATTAAATTTAGAAAGCATCGCAAGTTTTATCATCATCTTTACTGTAATCTACATTGCGATGTGGTTCGGTACTTTGCAAAGTAATAAGAAGATGGTTAATGAAATCAATGAAAAGTTAGGACGTTAA